Proteins found in one Aspergillus chevalieri M1 DNA, chromosome 2, nearly complete sequence genomic segment:
- the PDC1_1 gene encoding alpha-keto acid decarboxylase family protein (COG:H;~EggNog:ENOG410PHI5;~InterPro:IPR012001,IPR012000,IPR011766,IPR029061, IPR029035,IPR012110;~PFAM:PF02775,PF02776,PF00205;~go_function: GO:0000287 - magnesium ion binding [Evidence IEA];~go_function: GO:0003824 - catalytic activity [Evidence IEA];~go_function: GO:0016831 - carboxy-lyase activity [Evidence IEA];~go_function: GO:0030976 - thiamine pyrophosphate binding [Evidence IEA]): MATDIYTRELRQPIDVAEYLFRRLKEVGVRSVHGVPGDYNLAALDYLSKCGLHWIGNCNELNAGYAADGYARVNGIAALVTTFGVGELSAINAIAGAYSEYVPIVHIVGQPHTRSQKDGMLLHHTLGNGDYNVFTRMNAELSCSVARLEDTHEVATLIDNAIRECWVRSRPVYITLPTDLIVKKIEGERLKTPIDLSLPKNDPEKEDYVVDVVLKYLHAAKKPVILVDACAIRHRVLEEVHDLVKASGLPTFVAPMGKGAVSETHPNYGGVYAGNGSNQGVKEQVESSDLVLSIGAIKSDFNTAGFTYRIGQLNTIDFHSTYVRVRYSEYPETNMKGVLRKVVERMGAVNTAPVQPITNALPESEKDSKQQLITHSYLWPTVGQWLKENDIVITETGTANFGIWETRFPPGVTAISQVLWGSIGYSVGACQGAAAAAKEQNNRRTILFVGDGSIQLTLQEVSTMVRNKLNPIIFVICNEGYTIERYIHGWEQSYNDIQEWDFVSLPPAFGAKDKYKGYRVKTRDELNKLFANQEFASCPHLQLVEVHMPREDAPAPLKLTAEAAAARNK, translated from the exons CCTATAGACGTTGCTGAATACCTGTTCCGACGACTGAAAGAGGTCGGTGTCCGTTCGGTTCACGGTGTCCCAG GTGACTACAACCTTGCAGCGCTAGATTACCTGTCGAAATGCGGGCTCCATTGGATTGGAAACTGCAATGAACTCAACGCAGGATATGCTGCGGATGGTTATGCCCGAGTTAACGGAATTGCAGCTCTAGTGACCACATTTGGTGTGGGTGAGCTGTCAGCGATTAACGCCATTGCGGGAGCATACTCGGAATATGTGCCTATTGTCCATATTGTTGGTCAACCACACACAAGATCGCAGAAGGACGGGATGCTACTCCATCATACGCTAGGAAATGGAGACTACAACGTGTTTACCCGGATGAATGCTGAGCTCTCTTGCAGCGTTGCACGTTTGGAAGACACACACGAAGTGGCCACTCTCATAGACAATGCCATTCGTGAATGCTGGGTCCGCAGTCGCCCTGTCTACATCACACTCCCTACCGACTTGATTGTGAAGAAGATCGAGGGAGAGCGACTGAAGACGCCCATTGATCTCTCACTCCCAAAGAATGACCCCGAGAAAGAGGACTATGTCGTCGACGTCGTCTTGAAGTACCTACACGCCGCCAAGAAGCCTGTGATCCTGGTGGATGCTTGTGCTATTCGCCATCGAGTCCTCGAAGAAGTTCATGACCTGGTGAAGGCCTCTGGGCTCCCGACTTTTGTGGCTCCAATGGGCAAAGGAGCTGTGAGCGAGACGCATCCGAACTACGGCGGAGTTTATGCAGGGAATGGGTCAAATCAAGGTGTTAAGGAACAAGTCGAGTCGTCTGATCTCGTCTTGAGCATCGGTGCGATCAAGTCTGACTTTAACACGGCTGGATTCACATACCGCATTGGCCAGCTGAACACCATTGATTTCCATAGCACGTATGTGCGAGTTCGCTACTCCGAATACCCAGAAACCAACATGAAGGGTGTCTTAAGAAAAGTGGTCGAGAGAATGGGTGCTGTGAATACCGCACCAGTCCAGCCGATCACCAATGCTTTACCGGAGAGCGAGAAGGATTCGAAGCAGCAGTTGATCACTCATTCCTACTTATGGCCAACAGTCGGACAATGGTTGAAGGAAAACGACATTGTCATCACGGAAACAGGGACGGCAAACTTTGGTATCTGGGAGACTCGGTTCCCGCCAGGTGTTACAGCCATCAGCCAAGTTCTCTGGGGTAGTATTGGTTACTCTGTTGGAGCTTGTCAGGGTGCAGCCGCTGCTGCAAAGGAACAGAATAACCGCCGGACCATCCTCTTCGTTGGTGATGGCAGTATCCAACTCACTCTGCAGGAAGTGAGCACCATGGTTCGAAACAAGCTCAATCCAATAAT TTTCGTGATCTGCAACGAAGGCTACACTATCGAGAGATACATCCATGGATGGGAACAGAGCTACAACGATATTCAAGAATGGGATTTTGTGAGCTTGCCTCCAGCGTTTGGGGCAAAGGACAAATACAAGGGATACCGGGTTAAGACAAGAGACGAGCTCAACAAGCTCTTTGCGAACCAAGAATTCGCTTCATGTCCACATCTGCAG TTAGTTGAAGTCCACATGCCTCGTGAAGATGCCCCGGCGCCTTTGAAATTGACGGCGGAAGCGGCCGCCGCGAGGAACAAATAA